In a single window of the Prochlorococcus marinus CUG1415 genome:
- a CDS encoding cupin domain-containing protein, with product MIKNLFIAIAFALMLINPNISIAAESPVDVQEVFVGSETMDGDALKYPKGKAEIRLQRVELAEGGIVPLHSHPIPLLGNVEQGTIVVKRQGMEDLTYTAGDTFIVGPKTPKHTMGNAKTDNAIVWFAAIGAKDVPILIPAEG from the coding sequence ATGATTAAGAATTTATTCATAGCAATCGCTTTTGCTTTGATGCTCATCAACCCAAATATTTCTATAGCTGCCGAATCGCCTGTAGATGTACAAGAAGTCTTTGTAGGTTCTGAAACTATGGATGGTGATGCTCTTAAATATCCAAAAGGAAAAGCAGAAATAAGATTACAAAGAGTCGAATTAGCTGAGGGAGGGATAGTCCCGCTTCACTCTCATCCAATTCCATTATTAGGTAATGTTGAGCAAGGTACAATTGTTGTCAAAAGACAAGGTATGGAAGATCTTACCTATACAGCGGGGGATACATTTATAGTTGGTCCAAAGACACCAAAACATACAATGGGTAATGCAAAAACCGATAATGCAATAGTTTGGTTCGCAGCAATTGGAGCAAAAGATGTTCCAATTCTAATTCCTGCAGAAGGATAA
- a CDS encoding EVE domain-containing protein translates to MTEENFWLMKSEPDAYSIDTLKTDRVTLWDGIRNYQARNFMRKMNKGDKVFFYHSNCKPPGIVGLMEVIDLNIVDPTQFDKDSKYFDPKSKPENPRWDCVKVKYISKSNKILSLPELKILFSENELLVVKKGNRLSILPVRHEIAKILLEKI, encoded by the coding sequence ATGACTGAAGAAAATTTTTGGCTAATGAAAAGTGAGCCTGATGCTTACAGCATAGATACCTTAAAGACTGATAGAGTAACTTTATGGGATGGTATAAGAAATTATCAAGCTAGAAATTTCATGAGAAAAATGAATAAAGGAGATAAAGTTTTTTTCTATCATTCAAACTGCAAACCCCCAGGTATAGTTGGACTTATGGAGGTGATAGATCTAAATATTGTTGATCCTACGCAATTTGATAAAGATTCAAAGTATTTTGATCCAAAATCGAAACCTGAAAATCCTAGATGGGATTGTGTAAAAGTAAAATATATATCTAAGTCAAATAAAATTCTAAGTTTACCTGAATTAAAGATTTTATTCAGTGAGAATGAGTTATTAGTTGTGAAGAAAGGAAATAGGTTATCAATATTACCTGTCCGACATGAGATAGCAAAAATACTACTTGAAAAAATATAA
- a CDS encoding phosphoesterase — MIERWALVSGLKGDLDTYELIQKDLKKTPGNITLFVLGDMIGPEKNCNRLLHRLINPKSNDLQPWCIYGWWEEQILLESGYRGDQRAEALRINKGEEVVKSLTNAVDKSFLDWIAALQFGFVELDCGLIHGSSKDIGENLTLDTPPLTLLDRLTRLQVNRLFTARSKQQFHLELTEGIVNSEVEDLNGNRKKEQKVPQKAVIGIGAGKNYTLYDVGTDNTQFVQAGYKSEKRTKGFGRL; from the coding sequence ATGATAGAACGCTGGGCACTCGTAAGTGGTCTTAAAGGGGATCTAGATACTTATGAACTTATTCAAAAAGACTTAAAAAAAACTCCAGGTAATATAACTCTTTTTGTTTTGGGGGATATGATAGGTCCTGAAAAAAACTGTAATAGGCTTCTCCATAGGTTAATTAATCCAAAAAGTAATGATTTACAACCATGGTGTATATACGGTTGGTGGGAAGAACAAATCCTCTTGGAAAGTGGTTACCGTGGGGATCAAAGAGCTGAAGCTTTGAGAATAAATAAGGGTGAAGAAGTAGTTAAGTCTCTTACGAATGCTGTAGACAAATCATTTCTTGATTGGATAGCAGCACTTCAATTTGGATTTGTTGAACTTGATTGTGGTTTAATTCACGGAAGCTCAAAAGATATTGGCGAAAATTTAACACTAGATACGCCGCCACTGACACTCCTTGATAGACTTACACGTCTTCAGGTAAACAGATTATTTACTGCAAGGAGCAAACAACAGTTTCATTTGGAATTGACAGAGGGAATTGTTAATTCTGAAGTAGAAGATTTAAATGGAAATCGTAAGAAAGAGCAGAAAGTTCCGCAAAAAGCTGTTATTGGTATTGGGGCAGGAAAAAATTATACTCTTTATGATGTAGGGACTGATAATACTCAATTCGTACAAGCAGGATATAAATCAGAAAAAAGAACTAAGGGATTTGGAAGGCTTTAG
- a CDS encoding DUF2811 domain-containing protein, producing MQELNNKVNPIVLKQKDEVISFKCELQENLQKAMKEFVEEHPNWDQYRLLQAAIAGFLMQKGFQNRDLTRLYIGNMFSMNFNE from the coding sequence ATGCAAGAGTTAAATAACAAAGTAAATCCAATAGTTTTAAAGCAAAAAGATGAAGTCATTAGTTTCAAATGTGAACTTCAAGAAAATCTTCAAAAGGCTATGAAAGAATTTGTTGAAGAACATCCTAACTGGGATCAATACAGGTTATTACAAGCTGCTATTGCAGGTTTCTTGATGCAAAAAGGATTTCAAAATAGAGATTTAACGAGACTCTATATTGGGAATATGTTTTCTATGAATTTTAATGAATAA
- a CDS encoding tetratricopeptide repeat protein, whose translation MNSKKTEEKKDKKFKLNKFFKWFLIILLITGGSIASIVIYYVFLYSRCLYFNKCDQLPRGEASEKIKLKAEIRKAGNSLGLLMDESKSKGYKFYSANWCKNHNQMIPLLEEINKKGSKLALLENDIEELKLLNQKWQKTQKNIIFSNDKCAKNLSNNLNISKPKKLNSNEKLKEKRICQYNDKFQLEFCFFKTDNTFDIEIKDEERVLSEVFLDCKNFKAKGSRKVPNGNLDLVISQEKGDALVQESIRIFCKNANPSSLRNTKENSVITNIPLTKDLTSEGTKEKCFDQELSEDPSAKYPFVRICEKNDGDFFFYRIFSPSLEKPFFQVSGYCDPLNGDYSHDLNAFTKDMAEKRYLKTLLNQSSICSMKLVERSTEAMKNGNLDKAKEAIDKALRVNQKDKATLLKASQISIELNKNIDAINYLDKLIQQDPSVAIAYGLKGYINHNLGDTNNACKEFKKAISMGDEFTKKMFSDGSSRFNYCSLDGSVRDFGEKNEDEIKNNSSNLIIKSDEIKCATDNYLIADGEKFCL comes from the coding sequence ATGAATAGTAAAAAAACAGAAGAGAAAAAGGATAAAAAATTTAAATTAAATAAATTCTTTAAATGGTTTTTAATTATTTTATTAATAACAGGTGGATCAATAGCTTCAATAGTAATTTATTACGTGTTTTTATACTCTAGATGTCTTTACTTTAATAAATGTGATCAACTTCCAAGAGGAGAAGCATCAGAAAAAATTAAATTAAAAGCAGAAATTAGAAAAGCAGGAAATTCATTAGGCTTGCTGATGGATGAAAGTAAAAGCAAAGGGTATAAATTTTATTCTGCTAATTGGTGTAAAAATCATAATCAAATGATTCCATTACTTGAAGAAATAAATAAAAAGGGTTCAAAGTTAGCTCTATTAGAAAATGATATCGAAGAATTAAAACTTCTAAATCAAAAATGGCAAAAAACCCAAAAAAATATCATATTTTCTAATGATAAATGTGCGAAAAATTTATCAAATAATTTAAATATCTCAAAGCCTAAAAAGCTCAATTCAAATGAAAAATTAAAGGAAAAAAGAATATGTCAATATAATGATAAATTTCAACTTGAATTTTGTTTTTTTAAAACAGATAATACCTTTGATATAGAAATAAAAGATGAAGAAAGAGTTTTATCTGAAGTTTTTTTAGATTGTAAAAATTTTAAAGCTAAAGGATCTCGAAAAGTTCCTAATGGTAATTTGGATTTAGTGATTTCTCAAGAGAAAGGTGATGCTTTAGTTCAAGAGAGCATAAGAATTTTTTGCAAAAATGCTAATCCAAGCAGCTTAAGAAATACTAAGGAAAACTCAGTTATAACAAATATTCCACTTACAAAAGATTTAACATCTGAAGGAACAAAAGAAAAATGCTTTGATCAAGAATTATCAGAAGACCCATCAGCAAAATACCCTTTCGTAAGAATATGTGAGAAGAACGACGGTGATTTCTTTTTTTACCGTATATTCAGTCCATCTTTAGAGAAACCATTTTTCCAAGTTTCTGGATATTGTGACCCATTAAATGGAGACTATAGCCATGACCTTAATGCATTTACTAAAGATATGGCAGAGAAAAGATACTTGAAAACATTATTAAATCAAAGTTCTATTTGTTCAATGAAACTTGTTGAAAGATCAACTGAAGCTATGAAAAATGGAAATTTAGATAAGGCTAAGGAGGCTATAGATAAAGCATTAAGAGTAAATCAAAAAGATAAAGCAACTTTATTAAAAGCATCACAAATTTCGATTGAACTAAATAAAAATATTGATGCCATTAATTATCTAGATAAACTGATTCAACAAGATCCATCAGTAGCAATTGCTTATGGACTAAAAGGTTATATAAATCATAATCTTGGAGATACAAACAATGCATGTAAAGAATTTAAAAAAGCAATCTCAATGGGCGATGAGTTTACAAAAAAAATGTTCTCAGATGGATCATCTCGTTTTAATTATTGTTCTTTAGATGGATCTGTAAGAGATTTTGGTGAGAAAAATGAGGATGAAATTAAAAATAATTCCTCTAATTTGATTATTAAATCAGATGAAATCAAATGTGCTACGGATAATTATTTAATAGCTGATGGAGAGAAATTTTGCCTTTAA
- a CDS encoding Hsp70 family protein produces the protein MEKNLSGTLAIDLGNTNTVVAFQDQKDINCVLVEIPNITSSPGVIPTAVWFEEPSKTLKIGISALKMRDKSNADLFFHSNFKRLIGNPIEKFNQKNILHPTECGEKFFKFLWANIPQTYEIKRLVLTAPIDTYKGYRKWLVNLCEEISVDEIALVDEPTAASLGVNVPFGSKIMTLDIGGSTIDMNIVKIEGGEGKSSPIAELLKFKGNDVSSISKQKLRCAEIISKTGSKIGGKDIDQWIVDYFIPDNKYAVNLLKAEEIKCKLSSSAIEYETKYPTILLTEGDQENEFYLSKEILEKIIIENNLLNHLTSLLKDLLNEARGKFCTVDDLNSIILVGGGTQIPLIREWITQNISKIQIKSPPPIESIALGALAMTPGVTIKDILNKGLSIRLFNKREQKHFWHPIFCKGQTWPTDTPFQLVLQASKNNQKIFEIIIGETKKEREYDVIFENGLPKLSEVQSEEEIIKWDKNPLKIELKNKSNLGEDILKLFFEITKKADLLVKCFDIKDEFLGEYNLGNIF, from the coding sequence ATGGAAAAAAATTTATCTGGAACTCTTGCTATTGATTTAGGGAATACTAATACTGTAGTAGCTTTTCAGGATCAAAAAGATATCAATTGTGTTTTAGTTGAGATACCAAATATAACATCATCTCCAGGAGTTATCCCTACAGCAGTTTGGTTCGAGGAACCTTCAAAAACTTTGAAAATTGGTATTAGTGCTTTAAAAATGAGGGATAAATCTAATGCGGATTTGTTTTTTCATTCAAATTTTAAAAGATTAATTGGAAATCCTATAGAAAAATTCAACCAAAAAAATATTTTACATCCTACTGAATGTGGCGAAAAATTTTTCAAATTTTTGTGGGCAAACATTCCTCAAACATACGAAATCAAAAGGCTTGTTTTAACTGCTCCAATTGATACATACAAGGGTTATAGAAAATGGTTAGTTAACCTTTGTGAAGAGATATCAGTAGATGAAATAGCTCTAGTTGACGAGCCTACTGCGGCAAGTTTAGGAGTTAATGTTCCATTTGGCTCCAAAATTATGACCTTAGATATTGGAGGAAGCACTATAGATATGAATATAGTCAAAATAGAAGGAGGAGAAGGAAAATCTAGCCCAATAGCTGAACTATTGAAATTTAAAGGAAATGATGTAAGCTCAATTTCAAAACAAAAACTCAGGTGTGCTGAAATAATCAGTAAAACAGGCTCAAAAATTGGTGGTAAAGATATTGATCAATGGATAGTTGATTATTTTATTCCAGATAATAAATATGCAGTTAATCTTTTAAAGGCAGAAGAAATAAAATGTAAACTCAGCTCATCGGCAATCGAATATGAAACTAAGTATCCAACAATATTATTAACTGAAGGAGATCAAGAAAATGAATTTTATCTTAGTAAAGAAATATTGGAGAAAATCATTATTGAGAATAATCTCCTTAATCACCTTACCTCCTTACTTAAAGATTTATTAAATGAAGCAAGAGGCAAATTTTGTACCGTAGATGATTTAAATTCAATTATTTTGGTTGGGGGTGGCACTCAAATACCATTAATCAGAGAATGGATAACACAAAACATTTCAAAAATTCAAATAAAGTCTCCTCCTCCTATTGAATCAATAGCTTTAGGAGCTTTAGCAATGACCCCAGGGGTTACTATTAAAGACATATTAAACAAAGGATTATCCATAAGATTATTTAATAAAAGAGAACAAAAACATTTCTGGCATCCTATTTTTTGTAAAGGTCAAACATGGCCAACTGATACCCCATTTCAACTGGTTCTTCAAGCTAGTAAAAATAATCAGAAAATATTTGAAATAATTATTGGAGAAACAAAAAAAGAAAGAGAATATGATGTAATTTTTGAAAATGGATTACCAAAATTATCAGAGGTTCAAAGTGAAGAAGAAATTATTAAATGGGACAAAAATCCACTCAAAATTGAACTAAAAAATAAATCTAATCTTGGAGAAGACATCTTAAAACTTTTCTTTGAAATTACTAAAAAAGCTGATTTATTAGTTAAGTGTTTCGATATCAAAGATGAATTTTTAGGAGAATATAATTTGGGAAATATTTTCTGA
- the gpmI gene encoding 2,3-bisphosphoglycerate-independent phosphoglycerate mutase translates to MSKISSKNINRLNVPQSPVVLAILDGWGYREDISDNAIKTASTPIMDSLWHAYPHTLISASGSDVGLPDGQMGNSEVGHLTIGSGRIIQQELVRISNVVKNNQLGIVNQLKEMANSLKKNNSTLHITGLCSDGGVHSHIDHLLGLIKWASDNDIKKVAIHIITDGRDTPAKSASKYLNQIDSCIKKFNTGKIASICGRYWIMDRNLLWERTEKAYANLTDPDIKLTNISPQDYIQKSYDKNITDEFIEPARMSETYLKDGDSLICFNFRPDRARQIIKSLSMSNFSDFERKNFPNLDLITFTQYDTNFPVKVAFPPESLNNFIGQIVSENGLKQYRTAETEKYPHVTYFFNGGVEIPLPGEERHLIPSPRVATYDMEPEMSAEELTISCSKAIKSGNYSFVVINFANPDMVGHTGNMNATIKAIETVDKCIGQIVNATGEMGGSILITADHGNAEVMKGPAGEPWTAHTINKVPLIFIEGEKRKIPNMGNDIYLRDNAGLADIAPTLLQLLNLPIPKEMTGKSLIKEIELKGYNKVVQHV, encoded by the coding sequence ATGTCAAAGATTAGCAGCAAAAATATAAATAGATTAAATGTTCCTCAGAGCCCTGTAGTGCTTGCGATACTAGATGGATGGGGATATCGAGAAGATATATCCGATAATGCTATAAAAACTGCTAGTACTCCAATCATGGATTCATTATGGCATGCATATCCTCACACTCTAATAAGCGCTAGCGGCTCTGATGTAGGTCTCCCAGATGGTCAAATGGGTAATTCAGAGGTCGGGCACCTTACTATCGGTTCGGGAAGAATAATCCAACAAGAACTTGTAAGGATTTCAAATGTTGTAAAAAATAATCAGTTAGGCATAGTGAATCAGTTAAAGGAGATGGCTAATTCATTAAAGAAAAACAACTCTACTTTGCATATCACAGGATTATGTTCTGATGGAGGCGTACATAGTCATATTGATCATTTATTAGGTTTAATAAAATGGGCATCCGATAATGATATTAAAAAAGTTGCAATTCATATTATTACTGATGGAAGAGATACTCCCGCAAAAAGTGCATCTAAATATCTAAATCAAATAGATTCATGCATAAAAAAATTCAATACAGGTAAGATAGCCTCTATATGCGGAAGGTATTGGATAATGGACAGAAATCTTTTATGGGAAAGAACAGAAAAAGCATACGCTAATTTAACTGATCCAGATATTAAACTAACAAATATTTCTCCTCAGGATTACATACAAAAAAGTTATGACAAAAATATAACTGATGAATTTATAGAGCCCGCACGAATGTCTGAAACCTATCTTAAAGATGGGGATAGTTTAATTTGCTTTAATTTTCGTCCTGACAGAGCAAGACAAATAATCAAATCCCTTTCAATGAGTAATTTCTCAGATTTTGAAAGAAAAAATTTTCCAAATCTAGATTTAATTACTTTTACTCAATATGACACAAACTTCCCCGTTAAAGTTGCATTTCCTCCTGAATCTCTCAATAATTTTATCGGCCAAATAGTTTCCGAAAACGGACTAAAACAATACAGAACAGCAGAAACAGAAAAATATCCTCACGTAACATATTTTTTTAATGGAGGAGTAGAAATTCCTTTACCTGGAGAAGAGAGACATTTAATTCCATCTCCAAGAGTCGCAACTTATGATATGGAACCCGAAATGTCTGCGGAAGAGTTAACTATAAGTTGTTCTAAAGCAATAAAAAGTGGAAACTATTCATTTGTTGTAATCAATTTTGCTAATCCTGATATGGTTGGTCATACAGGCAATATGAATGCAACAATTAAAGCTATAGAAACAGTAGATAAATGTATAGGTCAAATAGTTAATGCTACTGGAGAAATGGGTGGAAGCATTCTTATAACAGCTGATCATGGTAACGCAGAGGTAATGAAAGGGCCTGCAGGAGAACCATGGACGGCACACACTATAAATAAAGTTCCATTAATTTTTATTGAGGGTGAAAAAAGAAAAATCCCAAATATGGGAAATGATATTTATTTAAGGGATAACGCTGGCTTGGCAGATATTGCACCAACTTTATTACAATTATTGAATCTCCCAATTCCAAAAGAAATGACAGGCAAATCTCTAATTAAAGAAATCGAGTTAAAAGGTTATAATAAGGTCGTACAACACGTCTAA
- a CDS encoding DNA-directed RNA polymerase subunit omega produces MNISNNRVVDSNDLAKRGESLIRKSTNRYLTTVRIAFRAKQRRFDDFDGLLEESTIKPVQRSIIELSDEQDQPDLLPG; encoded by the coding sequence ATGAACATATCAAATAATAGAGTTGTTGATTCTAATGATCTTGCTAAAAGAGGTGAGAGTTTAATAAGAAAATCAACTAATAGATACTTGACGACAGTAAGAATTGCTTTTAGAGCTAAACAAAGGCGTTTTGATGATTTTGATGGACTATTAGAAGAGTCAACTATTAAACCTGTTCAAAGATCTATTATTGAACTAAGCGATGAACAAGACCAACCAGATTTGCTCCCTGGTTAA
- a CDS encoding metallophosphoesterase family protein, whose product MNQAVISCLHANLPAVEAVLKDIELQGITNITCLGDLVGYGPQPNEVIELIRDKKIPTCQGCWDEDVVDGLDACDCSYPSQLAEKRGHFAHQWTTDKLTKENKDYLANLPYSIRKDKCLFVHGSPNSQHEYLLPDMDAFAALERVENARAEILFCGHTHQPYIRELADGSIAVKIKNAAPKDIQEKEIQLPMRRIVNAGSVGEPRHGGTKATYVVYNEVTNEVKIREVEYDLELTCKAIIDAGLPPIFAWRLKNGFEFAEQAEDASHVCER is encoded by the coding sequence ATGAATCAAGCTGTCATCTCATGTTTACATGCAAATCTACCTGCAGTAGAGGCTGTCTTAAAAGATATTGAACTCCAAGGAATTACAAATATTACCTGTCTTGGAGATCTAGTGGGTTATGGTCCTCAACCTAATGAGGTTATTGAGTTAATAAGAGATAAAAAAATTCCTACTTGTCAGGGATGTTGGGACGAAGACGTTGTTGATGGATTAGATGCTTGCGATTGTAGTTATCCTTCTCAGCTTGCTGAAAAGAGAGGTCATTTTGCTCATCAATGGACTACGGATAAATTAACTAAAGAAAATAAGGATTATCTAGCTAATCTACCCTACTCAATACGTAAAGATAAATGTCTTTTTGTTCATGGTAGTCCTAATAGTCAACATGAATATCTTTTACCAGATATGGATGCATTTGCAGCTCTTGAGAGAGTTGAAAATGCCAGAGCAGAGATTCTATTTTGTGGTCATACTCATCAACCTTATATTCGCGAATTAGCAGATGGTTCAATTGCTGTAAAGATCAAAAACGCTGCTCCCAAAGATATTCAAGAAAAAGAAATTCAATTGCCGATGCGAAGAATAGTAAATGCAGGTTCAGTAGGAGAGCCAAGACATGGAGGAACTAAAGCTACTTATGTTGTTTATAACGAAGTCACAAATGAAGTAAAAATTAGAGAAGTGGAATATGATCTTGAACTTACGTGTAAAGCAATAATAGATGCCGGTCTTCCTCCGATTTTTGCATGGCGTTTAAAAAATGGATTCGAATTTGCAGAACAAGCTGAAGATGCATCTCATGTTTGTGAAAGATGA
- the secG gene encoding preprotein translocase subunit SecG — protein sequence MVQFFSWLWVLSGVLLILLVLLHSPKGDGMGGIAASGSSMFNSASSAEASLNKITWTFLSIFLSLAIILSAGWIS from the coding sequence ATGGTTCAATTTTTTAGTTGGTTATGGGTTCTTTCAGGAGTTCTTCTAATACTTTTAGTTTTACTTCATAGTCCCAAAGGTGATGGAATGGGAGGCATCGCAGCCAGTGGAAGCTCAATGTTCAATAGCGCAAGTAGTGCAGAAGCATCTCTCAACAAAATAACTTGGACTTTTTTAAGTATATTTTTGTCTCTCGCAATTATTCTGAGTGCTGGCTGGATTTCATAA
- the pyrR gene encoding bifunctional pyr operon transcriptional regulator/uracil phosphoribosyltransferase PyrR, whose product MPNKTKRIVILTDVELRKTLSRLTSEIIEKVKNLENLLLVGIPTRGIDLAEVLEKELFCKTGLKIRKGIIDPTFYRDDQNRVGTRLIKATDIPTPIEKKEILLIDDVIYTGRTIRAAMDALYSWGRPQRVMLLVMVDRGHRELPIQPDFCGKKVPTSKNESISLRLNNIDNEEGVFLE is encoded by the coding sequence ATGCCTAATAAAACAAAAAGGATCGTAATACTTACTGATGTAGAGCTTAGAAAAACTCTTTCACGTTTAACTTCCGAAATAATTGAAAAAGTAAAAAACCTAGAGAACCTCCTTTTGGTTGGTATTCCTACTAGAGGAATTGATCTTGCCGAAGTTCTAGAAAAAGAATTATTCTGTAAAACAGGTTTAAAAATAAGAAAAGGCATAATTGATCCAACTTTTTATAGAGATGATCAAAATAGAGTTGGAACTCGACTAATAAAAGCAACTGATATTCCAACTCCTATTGAGAAAAAAGAAATTCTCTTGATAGATGATGTTATTTATACAGGTAGAACAATTAGAGCTGCAATGGATGCGCTATATTCATGGGGCAGACCTCAAAGAGTGATGTTGTTAGTAATGGTAGATAGAGGTCATAGAGAATTACCTATTCAACCTGATTTTTGTGGTAAAAAAGTTCCAACCAGTAAGAATGAAAGTATTAGTTTACGTCTAAATAATATTGATAATGAAGAAGGAGTTTTTCTTGAGTAG
- a CDS encoding GTP-binding protein has product MSQVCLISGSPGCGKTNWILNTFKNYSANCGYLRLGGYSEINLEQAINSKIDFAFLKDQIPNLLDLSISNSISEKDKENSLIIIEFPQFFIPKSQGINGVDLRILNELDKYNLQPNRYLHFGRDPELSIKDTLDFRAIESISLDLKKHIWDPASLNTFWFELVNGAYGDVYRAKALMNLPDGRYILFNWIVSQQGSQYQTLNQVAPLNGRPERCSEIVIQGKNLNFESIKSTIHNCLLNDAVLDHHQTSLRNSQLQTARR; this is encoded by the coding sequence ATGAGTCAAGTTTGTTTAATATCAGGTTCGCCTGGATGCGGTAAGACAAATTGGATACTAAATACTTTTAAGAATTATTCTGCTAATTGTGGTTACTTACGTCTTGGAGGATATTCAGAAATTAATTTAGAGCAAGCTATAAATTCAAAAATTGATTTTGCTTTTTTGAAAGATCAAATTCCTAACTTATTAGACTTATCTATTTCAAACTCAATATCAGAGAAAGATAAAGAAAACAGTTTAATTATTATTGAATTTCCACAATTTTTTATACCTAAATCTCAAGGTATTAATGGAGTTGATCTGAGAATTCTTAATGAACTTGATAAATATAATCTCCAGCCAAATAGATATCTTCATTTTGGTAGAGATCCAGAATTATCAATAAAAGATACTTTAGATTTTAGAGCAATTGAATCAATAAGCCTTGATCTTAAAAAGCATATTTGGGACCCTGCAAGCTTGAATACTTTTTGGTTTGAATTAGTTAATGGTGCTTATGGGGATGTATATAGAGCCAAAGCATTAATGAACTTGCCGGATGGTCGTTACATCTTGTTTAACTGGATAGTCAGTCAGCAAGGATCTCAATATCAAACATTAAACCAAGTTGCCCCTCTTAATGGAAGACCAGAACGATGTTCTGAAATTGTTATACAAGGGAAAAATTTAAACTTCGAGTCAATAAAATCAACGATTCATAATTGTCTTCTTAATGATGCTGTACTAGATCATCATCAAACTTCACTTAGAAATTCACAACTACAAACTGCTCGCCGTTAA
- a CDS encoding DUF1818 family protein — MLKEQKRWRLFRDFKKGKFCFLIGVDNWSIELQRSEFYSLYLLLLRLNSQILSISNELMDEEAITLEIEQLPWYIELEGKKNEWSLRFVFESQDQTRSFEMYWPIPIAQSLCYEIKKMWESMD, encoded by the coding sequence TTGTTAAAAGAGCAAAAAAGATGGAGATTATTTAGAGATTTTAAAAAAGGCAAATTTTGTTTCTTGATTGGGGTTGATAATTGGTCAATTGAATTACAAAGAAGTGAATTTTATTCACTATATCTTTTACTTTTAAGACTTAATTCACAAATATTGAGTATAAGTAATGAATTAATGGATGAGGAGGCTATTACTTTAGAAATAGAGCAATTACCTTGGTATATTGAGTTAGAAGGGAAAAAGAATGAATGGAGTTTAAGATTTGTTTTTGAAAGTCAAGACCAAACGCGATCTTTTGAAATGTATTGGCCGATACCAATAGCACAAAGTTTATGTTATGAAATAAAAAAAATGTGGGAATCAATGGATTAA